Within Deltaproteobacteria bacterium, the genomic segment TTGTGGGGTGTAGTTCTCTGGCACATAGAGTGAGTATTGGTGATGCGTGTCGGTCCGTGGCTTCTGTGTAAATCCAGTAGGAACAGTTAATCCGGCAGCTTGTGTCTCTAATTGCTGCCATGATGAGAGGGCCTCGGATGTCACCCAGTACTGCCGGAGCGTTGGCAATTGAGCGCGCAAGTCGTACAGCAGGTACAACGCTTGGCACTGTGCCTGACGGCTGCGCAGAAACCATTCAGCAAAATTGCGTCCGGCACCTTTTAGTAAACCTGCATAGGCTTCATTACAGTTGGCAAGCGCCTCACAGAACTTTGTGTGAAACGACTGATCCTCTGCTGGAGGCGTGAGTTTGGTGAACGTTTCAGTGAGGGCCGGGAAGATCGTTTCAGCAGTCGTGCGCATCCGCTCTTGCGCGTCGCGTTCACGACCGAAGTGAACCTCTTCTTGGATTTCCTCAAACATACGGAGGAACGGTAAAAGTTGTTCCTCTGCCTGATGGACAGCTTCCCAGTATTCTCGCGTGGTTTCCATGACTCCCCCTTTTTGGAGTTTTCACTCGCGCGCATAGCGCACGCTACAATGTCTGCCTTTCCCTTTAGCCTATAGCCTGCACCCTATAGCCTTTCCTCACCTCATTCCCAACCGTTTCATGATCCGCGACAAGTTGGACTGTGGTAACTGTAGCTGTCGTGCGGCTTCAGTTTGATTGCCTCCCGAGGCAAGTAATGCTGAACTGATTCGCCTCCGGGTAAACTCATCAATTGCGACAGACAACGATAACGACTCATCGATATCGTCGATCTGTACGGTGGAAGGAGATTGCGCCTTGCCGTGCCCGGTCACTTCTCGTGGCAAGTCGTCTACCGTAATGCATGGCCCCTGCGAAAGCACGACTGCCCGTTCGATAACGTTTTGCAGCTCTCGTACGTTGCCCGGCCAGGTATAGTGCTGTAAGCACGTCAAGGCTTCCGACGTAATCGTCATCGGCACATGATTCATTTCACGACAGTAGTGTTCAATAAAATGCTGCACCAAGGCTGGAATATCCTCACAGCGCTCACGCAGTGCGGGAAGAGTCAGCGCTACGACATTGAGACGATAGTACAAATCCTCACGAAAAGTACCTTTGCGCATTGCGTGTAACAAGTCGCGATTGGTCGCCGCAAGAATGCGAACATCAACACGTAGGTCTTTGACACCACCTACGCGTTGGAACTCTTTGTCTTGCAAGACGCGGAGCAACTTCACTTGCAGGTTCGGCGCGAGGTCGCCAATCTCATCAAGAAAGATAGTTCCGCTATCTGCCAACTCAAACTTGCCTTTTTTTTGCGCTGTCGCGCCGGTAAACGCACCCTTTTCATGGCCAAAGAGTTCACTTTCCAACAACTCCGCGGTCAGCGCCGTGCAGTTCACGGCAATAAATGGCTGCTCTGCCCGTGGACTCCATTCATGAATTGAGCGGGCAACGACTTCCTTGCCAGTCCCACTGTCGCCAAGAAGGAGCACGGTAGTCGGCGTTACTGCAGCAGCGCGTGCCAGACGTAACGTTTCGCGCATCGCTGCTCTTGATCCGGTTACTAAACGATACCGCCCCTGCACGGTTTCTTGAAACACGGCATTGACGTTGCGCACGCTGGCAAACGCTTTTGCACGTGAGAGTGCGGTCACCGCTAAGCTCGCAAAGGCAAGAAAGAGCTGCAGATCGGCATCGGTAAATCCCTTCGGGTTGGTCGTGTTGAGTGCCTCTAGTACTCCGATCACACGGTCGTACTGCTTCAGTGGTGCACACATCACAGACTTCGTCTGAAAACCGGTCTTCTTGTCTACACCGCCGAAGAACCGTGGGTCTTGCGACGCATTATTGGAAAAGACTTCTTTCCCAGTGCGCGCAACCCAGCCAGCAATTCCTTGATCGAGCGCGATGCGAAACTCATCAACCTTGGCTTTCCCCTCCATCGCAGTGAATGCCAATTGTTGCGCCGGTGCATCAACGAGCCCGATACTGCATCCCTCGACCGCAAACAGACGAATCGCTGCAGCCAGAATAACGTGCAGGAGCTCTTCTGGCTCAACCGTGCTCACTAAAAGCTGATTCATTTCAATCAGGCTGGTGAGCCGTGCCTGCGCTTGTTCAAGTTCAGTCACCATACTCATTCGATATATCGCTTTAGGCGGTGGCAGGAAACAACTTACCGCAATAGTGATTGACCGGAGTGGAGAGCCTCTGCACAAGAGCAGGGATGAGAGACGAGACCATTGTGTGCTGGCTTCGGTCTAAGTATCGAAGTCTGGTCGAAGAGCTGGATGAACGCGGGCGAC encodes:
- a CDS encoding GAF domain-containing protein, whose product is MSMVTELEQAQARLTSLIEMNQLLVSTVEPEELLHVILAAAIRLFAVEGCSIGLVDAPAQQLAFTAMEGKAKVDEFRIALDQGIAGWVARTGKEVFSNNASQDPRFFGGVDKKTGFQTKSVMCAPLKQYDRVIGVLEALNTTNPKGFTDADLQLFLAFASLAVTALSRAKAFASVRNVNAVFQETVQGRYRLVTGSRAAMRETLRLARAAAVTPTTVLLLGDSGTGKEVVARSIHEWSPRAEQPFIAVNCTALTAELLESELFGHEKGAFTGATAQKKGKFELADSGTIFLDEIGDLAPNLQVKLLRVLQDKEFQRVGGVKDLRVDVRILAATNRDLLHAMRKGTFREDLYYRLNVVALTLPALRERCEDIPALVQHFIEHYCREMNHVPMTITSEALTCLQHYTWPGNVRELQNVIERAVVLSQGPCITVDDLPREVTGHGKAQSPSTVQIDDIDESLSLSVAIDEFTRRRISSALLASGGNQTEAARQLQLPQSNLSRIMKRLGMR